GCTACTCGCTTTACGATTGCGAAGCTAACCCTAGTACTTCAAACTCTGAAGATGATGGCTACGATGATTATTACGAAGACGAAGAATATTATGAAGGTAATTATGCTGAAATAGATTCTGAAGACGAAGAATTACGCGAGGAAGCCTACTGGGATAACCTCACATACCGCTACAAAGATTACAGCTACAACTGGCGTGAAGAAAACAACCCTTGCCATGATGCTTACTACAACGAAAACAAAATTATATCACAAAATTTATTAGCCTCAAACCTTGGTGTTATAGCAAAACAAGGCGCAAACAATTCTTATTATTTTGCAGTAACTAATATTTTAAACACAGAACCAGAAGCTAACGCTAAGGTTACTATTTACAATTTCCAGCAACAAGAATTAGCAAGTAGAAATACCGATGAAACCGGATTAACTTTAATAGATTCTGATAAAAAAGCAGCTTTTGCTATTGTTTCAAAAGGAAAAAACACAACCTACATAAAGCTCCATGACGGAAACTCATTATCCTTAAGTAAGTTTGATGTTTCAGGAAATCGCTTACAACGTGGACTTAAAGGTTACATTTATGGAGAGCGTGGTGTATGGCGCCCTGGCGATACTTTACATTTAACTTTTATGCTTAATGATAACGCTAACAAATTACCTAGCGGACATCCTGTAAAGTTAGAAATTACTGACCCAAATGGTAAATTGGTTTACAAAAATGTAACTACAGATAACTTAAATAATGTTTTTAAATTTACCGTACCAACTGCACAAGAAGACAAAACAGGTCAATACAATGCTAAAGTTTCGGTTGGTGGTGCAACATTTTATAAAGGATTAAAAATTGAAACCGTTAAACCAAACCGATTAAAAATTAAAGTTGAATTTGAAGATGATATTCTAACAAGCAATACGCCTTTAAAAGGAACTTTAGATGTAAAATGGTTGCATGGTGCCGTTGGAAAAAACTTAAAAACAGAAATTAAAGCTAAGTTTAGCACAGCTTACACCGCTTTCGAAAACTACAAACAATACACGTTTAACGATCCTACGCGTAATTTTCAAACAGAAGAAACCATTATTTTTGATGGTAAAGTTGACGAAAATGGTTTAGCGACTATTAATAATAAACTTGCTATTGGTAAAAACGCGCCAGGCATGCTTAACGCTCAATTTTTGGTTCGCGCCTTCGAAAACGGCGGTGATTTCTCAATGGATGCTTTTACAAAACCATATGCACCTTACGAATCTTTTGTTGGTTTACGCTCACCTAAAGGCAATGCTTATGGATCATTTTTTACAGACGAAAATCAAGCTTTTGATATTGTTGTAGTCGATGCGAAAGGCAAACCAATAAAACGAAGCAACCTTGAGGTTAAAGTCTATAAAATAGAATGGCGTTGGTGGTGGAATTCATCTTATGATGATTTATCGAGTTACGTTTCTAGTAGCTACCATAAACCGTATTCTACCTCAAAAATAAATACGGATGCGAAAGGAAAAGGAACCTTCAACTTAAAAATCCCAAATAACGAGCGCGGGCGCTATTTAATTAGAATTTCCGATCCAGTGAGTGGCCATGCCACAGGGCGAACCGCTTATTTCTATAAAAACTGGTGGCAAAACTCGGGATCGACAAATAAAGAAGCTGCAAAAATGCTTATTTTCTCTGCCGATAAAGAAAAATATAATGTTGGCGAAACTGCGAAATTAACATTCGCTTCTGGCAGTGAAGGTCGTGCTTTAGTAAGTATTGAAAATGGCACCGAAGTTCTTGACACCAAATGGGTGAAAACTCAAAAAGGAGAAACTACTGTAGATGTTGGCATTACTCCAGATATGGCCCCAAACGTGTTTGTAAACATATCGCTTTTACAACCACATGCTATTTCGGCTAACGATTTACCAATTCGTTTATACGGAATCATTCCTATTATGGTAGAAGATCCAGAAACCAAACTGGAACCTCAACTTAATATGCCAAATACACTTCAACCGGAACAGAAATTCGACGTTCAAATTTCAGAAAAAAACAATAAAGCCATGACTTACACTATTGCTATGGTAGAAGAAGGCTTGCTAGATTTAACGCGTTTTAAAACGCCAAATGCATGGAATGAATTTTACAAACGTGAGGCTTTGGGTGTAAAAACATGGGATGTGTTTGATGATGTTATTGGTGCTTATTCTGGTAGTATCGATCAGGTTTTTGCCATAGGTGGTGATGGTAGTGCTGCCGGTGGAAAAAACAAAAAAGCCAACCGTTTTAAACCTGTTGTAACTTATTTAGGTCCTTTTAAACTAGAAGCCGGAGAAAAGAAAACCCACAGTATAAAATTACCAAATTACATTGGGGCTGTGCGTACTATGGTTGTTGCAGGTGATAATAAAAATGAAGCTTACGGAAGCACAGATAAATCTGTAGAAGTTAAAAAGCCTTTAATGGTTTTGGCAACGCTTCCGCGGAAATTGAGTCCTGGTGAGAAAGTAACGCTTCCAGTTACCGTTTTTGCTATGGAACCTAAAGTAAAAAATGTTAGCATTAGCTTAAAATTAAGTAATGGTATTTCGGTTGTTGGTGAACAGAAGAAAGTACTAACTTTTGCGAAGCCAGATGAACAAATGACGTATTTTGAACTCGATGTTAGCAAAGCAAAAGAGATAAATACGGTAGAAGTTATTGCAACTGGAAATGGTGAAAAATCGACTTATAAAGTAGAGTTAGATGTAGTAAACCCAAACCCAATAACATCTAAAACCATAGACAAAACATTAGAAGCCAATGCTAGTGAAACTTTAAACTTTTCAACCTTTGGTGTTAATGGAACAAATGGAGCAACTGTAGAGTTTTCAACTTTACCTCCAATGGATTTTTCTCGTCGATTACAATACCTTATTCAATATCCGCATGGTTGTGTAGAACAAACAACATCAAGCGTATTTCCGCAGTTATTTTTAGCAGATATTTTTGATCTTACTTTTGAAAAGAAAAAGGAAATTCAAACCAATATTGAAAAAGGCATTAAGCGCTTAGGGCATTTTCAAAGACCAAGTGGAGGTCTAAGTTATTGGATTGGCGAAAACGCCGCTAACGACTGGGGAACAAGTTACGCAGGGCATTTTATGCTAGAAGCAGAAAAGAAAGGTTTTGTTTTACCGTTAACATTTAAAAGTAACTGGATTAAATACCAAACACAAGCGGCTCGCGATTGGAGACCAAGTTACCGCAGTTATAATTCCGATTTAGCCCAAGCTTACCGTTTATACACCTTAGCTTTAGCTGGAAGTCCAGATTTATCAAGCATGAACCGTTTACGCGAGTTTAGCGAAATATCTAACGAAGCTAAATGGCGATTATCAGCCGCTTATGCTTTAGCCGGGCAAAAGGAAGCGAGTGATAATATTTCGCAATCGGCAAATATTAACTTCAAACCTTTAAAGAATAATTATTACACCTATGGCTCTGTAGATAGAAATCGTGCTATGGCTTTAGAAACTATGGTACTTACCAAAAATCCTAAAATGCGTGATCTAGCAGAAACCATTGCTAAAGATCTATCGAGCAATCGCTGGATGAGTACGCAAACCTCCGCCTTTAGTTTATTAGCAATGGCTAAAATGGTAAACGCTAACGGCGGAAAAGCATTAAGCTTAAGCTATTCTATTAATGGAAAAACAGAAACAATAACCACTAAAAGTGCAATTGCCTCACGAGAATTACAAGTGAATAATGGTGCCAATAGTATTACCCTTACCAACCAAAAAGATAATTTGGTTTATGTACGTGTTTTAAACTCCGGAAAACTACCTTTAGGTTCCGAAATCGCAGAGCAACGTGGTTTAAGTATTTCTGTAGCTTACAAAGATCTGGATGACAATAAAATAGACATTTCTAAATTACAACAAGGCCAAGATTTTCTTGCCACAGTACAGGTCAGTAATTTAAAAGATTATAACGTTAATGATATTGCATTAACCCAAATATTTCCATCGGGATGGGAAATTGTAAACACTAGATTTACAGCTTTTGGCAGTAGTACGACGAGCCAAGCTCGATTTACAGATATTCGTGATGATCGTGTAAATTTCTATTTCGATTTATCTGAAAAAGGAAAATATAGCACAAAAACATTTAATGTAATGCTGAATGCTGCTTACTTAGGAACTTACTATTTATATGGAGTACAAGCGGAAGCCATGTATGACAACGACTTTTTAGTAAGAACAAAAGGACAATGGATTGAGGTTAAAAAATAGCACTTAAACTAAAAAAGTCCCGATAGCATTTAAACGCTATCGGGACTTTTTTTTATATACCAGATATTAAAAATTATGTATCATTTCAATCCAAATGATAAATCTCCATAATATCATGTAGATACTTTTCAAAATTAATTTTTAAGTCAATTAGCTTTCCGGTATGTACATCAAACACCCAACCATGTACTTTTAAACCTCTATCTCTATAGGCTTTTTGTACTGTGGCTGTTTTAATAAGATTAACGCACTGTTCCTTTACATTTAACTCTACTAAACGATCGTATTTTCGCTCTTCGCATTCAATGCTATTTAATTCTAATTTATGAATTCTATATACATCACGAATATTACGCAACCAACCATTTAGCAAGCCTAAATCTTTAGACTGTAAAGCCGCTTTTACGCCGCCACAACCATAATGACCACAAACCACAACGTGATTTACTTTTAAATGAATTACAGCATACTCTACAACGCTCATAGCATTTAAATCGTTACCCGAAATCATGTTTGCAATATTTCTATGCACAAATACCTCACCTGGACCCAAACCCATTAAATCTTCCGCTGTTACACGGCTATCGCTACAGCCAATATATAATAACTCCGGATTTTGCCCTTTACCTAAATCTTCAAAATAATCTTTTGACGTTTCTAACTGCCTCTTAATCCAAGCTTC
The window above is part of the Algibacter sp. L3A6 genome. Proteins encoded here:
- a CDS encoding Ig-like domain-containing alpha-2-macroglobulin family protein, which encodes MSFKKLLTFAVFVTIIASCKKKVVETDNIFKFRDYISYTTSGRTSVASPIQINLTKPVEGWEMNQEITDNIVTIKPHVEGKLTVGNNHTLLFTPDEHLDPDTEYTVTVKLGDIYKNMPSGYKDYTFQFKTITPNFNIETNNLQSYSKKWQYIEGVIKSGDIISIKDAKTLVEASQSGKKLNIVFNEASQAAKYFEFKIDSINRKIEDDNILVKWNGNAIKASNEGENTIAIPGVNNFTIVEVDVIQSPEQHLSINFSDPLQKQQNFDGLVTIQKSKNPKYIVDGNVLKVYPSSKLVGNIQVDVFQGIKNTDGYKLKKTFSETIAFEELKPQVRLINSGTILPNSEELKFNFEAVNLSAVDVRVIKIFEDNVLQLLQDNNLNTNNKYDIKKVGRRIAKKTIQLQSAAENTGKWKAYSIDLSHYFEADPGAIYRIELSYEKSYSLYDCEANPSTSNSEDDGYDDYYEDEEYYEGNYAEIDSEDEELREEAYWDNLTYRYKDYSYNWREENNPCHDAYYNENKIISQNLLASNLGVIAKQGANNSYYFAVTNILNTEPEANAKVTIYNFQQQELASRNTDETGLTLIDSDKKAAFAIVSKGKNTTYIKLHDGNSLSLSKFDVSGNRLQRGLKGYIYGERGVWRPGDTLHLTFMLNDNANKLPSGHPVKLEITDPNGKLVYKNVTTDNLNNVFKFTVPTAQEDKTGQYNAKVSVGGATFYKGLKIETVKPNRLKIKVEFEDDILTSNTPLKGTLDVKWLHGAVGKNLKTEIKAKFSTAYTAFENYKQYTFNDPTRNFQTEETIIFDGKVDENGLATINNKLAIGKNAPGMLNAQFLVRAFENGGDFSMDAFTKPYAPYESFVGLRSPKGNAYGSFFTDENQAFDIVVVDAKGKPIKRSNLEVKVYKIEWRWWWNSSYDDLSSYVSSSYHKPYSTSKINTDAKGKGTFNLKIPNNERGRYLIRISDPVSGHATGRTAYFYKNWWQNSGSTNKEAAKMLIFSADKEKYNVGETAKLTFASGSEGRALVSIENGTEVLDTKWVKTQKGETTVDVGITPDMAPNVFVNISLLQPHAISANDLPIRLYGIIPIMVEDPETKLEPQLNMPNTLQPEQKFDVQISEKNNKAMTYTIAMVEEGLLDLTRFKTPNAWNEFYKREALGVKTWDVFDDVIGAYSGSIDQVFAIGGDGSAAGGKNKKANRFKPVVTYLGPFKLEAGEKKTHSIKLPNYIGAVRTMVVAGDNKNEAYGSTDKSVEVKKPLMVLATLPRKLSPGEKVTLPVTVFAMEPKVKNVSISLKLSNGISVVGEQKKVLTFAKPDEQMTYFELDVSKAKEINTVEVIATGNGEKSTYKVELDVVNPNPITSKTIDKTLEANASETLNFSTFGVNGTNGATVEFSTLPPMDFSRRLQYLIQYPHGCVEQTTSSVFPQLFLADIFDLTFEKKKEIQTNIEKGIKRLGHFQRPSGGLSYWIGENAANDWGTSYAGHFMLEAEKKGFVLPLTFKSNWIKYQTQAARDWRPSYRSYNSDLAQAYRLYTLALAGSPDLSSMNRLREFSEISNEAKWRLSAAYALAGQKEASDNISQSANINFKPLKNNYYTYGSVDRNRAMALETMVLTKNPKMRDLAETIAKDLSSNRWMSTQTSAFSLLAMAKMVNANGGKALSLSYSINGKTETITTKSAIASRELQVNNGANSITLTNQKDNLVYVRVLNSGKLPLGSEIAEQRGLSISVAYKDLDDNKIDISKLQQGQDFLATVQVSNLKDYNVNDIALTQIFPSGWEIVNTRFTAFGSSTTSQARFTDIRDDRVNFYFDLSEKGKYSTKTFNVMLNAAYLGTYYLYGVQAEAMYDNDFLVRTKGQWIEVKK
- a CDS encoding carbonic anhydrase, coding for MDLNKVFENNEAWIKRQLETSKDYFEDLGKGQNPELLYIGCSDSRVTAEDLMGLGPGEVFVHRNIANMISGNDLNAMSVVEYAVIHLKVNHVVVCGHYGCGGVKAALQSKDLGLLNGWLRNIRDVYRIHKLELNSIECEERKYDRLVELNVKEQCVNLIKTATVQKAYRDRGLKVHGWVFDVHTGKLIDLKINFEKYLHDIMEIYHLD